Proteins from a single region of Spodoptera frugiperda isolate SF20-4 chromosome 8, AGI-APGP_CSIRO_Sfru_2.0, whole genome shotgun sequence:
- the LOC118275730 gene encoding uncharacterized protein LOC118275730 isoform X20 — protein MDPEDEGEPSFNKVPPGDIPKVHSVTNHRPHTSPHVSETSNPSTSGLMTDKPNEDIMRKCDDEATTKENEGSVSDWISGGPLGSKGAVLVFRSCVLASRTPSVESETKTKGNNTGTTILLNKAKNMARRLVAEPHTFSMRSKNIMHDVMETFGTSNSKYNGSAYVVRHVSDSNLAETVCMDEQGHEAQDPMSHKRDIEDVLNDLSKITLKKHLNIENTTANIKPPEEPPPHGASKDGKEEKKSKKNKGKHKRKVPVSQRANSPSVDSDDSEHLLVKEVESVKVLESSHMPARLLKITYKLINTETKLLHRLLQAHGLQEAVSETKDFNLLWSGLHPKPDVLRSLSPYQRVNHFPRPELVRELLNAHGLLEVDLDCPTWNLIWSAPMIPFDVLQSMQVYQKVNHFPRSYELTRKDKLFKNVEKMQYFRGLKQFDFIPTTFLMPAEYKELCSTHYRTKGPWIVKPAASSRGRGIYIVNSPEQIPKGENVVVAKYIDKPLLIGGHKCDLRLYVCVTSIDPLLIYLYEEGLVRFATVKYDKTNKNLWNPCMHLCNYSINKYHTDYIKCDDPNAGNIGHKWTLSALLRHLRKQGRNTTALMAAIEDLVVKSILSSAQTITAAARVFVPNFFNCFELFGYDILIDDMLKPWLLEINLSPSLACESPLDARVKSALLADTLTLVGLPAVPMTKADISTQSNSLKMRIGACRRVHSAENVFVRGKRGSSDAHGSGSSGGTNTTTTASSSGSGGAGLASLTGEELRLVRAVRAQYARRGGFVRIFPSQNSWQKYSQYLDPVTGIPVCSTSLNNNIPYQVVQHNYNLLVHSHVLPHFQHATVATSLTDTPQRYITLYIQLATDTPQRYITLYIQLATDTPQRYITLYIQLATDTPQRYITLYIQLATTTTCWCTRTCCPTSSTPPSPPASPTRRRGTLLYTFN, from the exons ATGGATCCGGAAGATGAGGGTGAGCCTAGCTTTAACAAAGTGCCTCCGGGCGACATACCCAAAGTACACTCCGTAACTAACCACCGTCCACACACCAG TCCACATGTATCAGAGACCTCGAATCCGTCTACATCAGGCCTTATGACAGACAAACCGAACGAAGACATAATGCGAAAATGTGACGATGAAGCCACAACCAAAGAAAATGAAGGTTCTGTGTCGGATTGGATATCGGGAGGGCCTCTGGGCTCTAAAGGCGCCGTTCTGGTATTCAGATCGTGCGTCCTTGCATCTAGAACTCCTTCCGTGGAATCGGAGACCAAAACGAAAGGGAACAACACAGGGACTACAATACTACTGAATAAAGCTAAGAATATGGCGCGAAGATTGGTGGCGGAACCGCACACGTTTTCCATGAGATCTAAGAATATAATGCACGATGTTATGGAGACGTTTGGGACTAGTAATTCTAAGTATAACGGCAGTGCTTACGTGGTGCGGCACGTGAGTGACTCGAACCTTGCCGAGACGGTGTGTATGGACGAGCAGGGCCACGAGGCGCAGGACCCGATGTCGCACAAGAGGGACATCGAGGACGTGCTCAATGACTTGAGTAAGATCACGCTGAAGAAACATCTGAACATAGAGAACACGACTGCTAACATCAAGCCTCCTGAAGAACCGCCGCCTCATGGTGCTTCTAAAG ATGGAAAAGAAGAGAAGAAAAGCAAGAAGAATAAGGGTAAGCACAAGCGTAAGGTCCCGGTGTCACAGCGAGCGAACTCACCTTCCGTCGACAGCGACGACTCGGAACATTTGCTGGTTAAGGAGGTGGAGAGCGTCAAG GTCCTAGAAAGCAGTCATATGCCAGCTCGTCTTCTGAAGATCACATACAAACTGATTAATACGGAGACCAAACTCCTGCACCGGTTACTCCAAGCCCATGGTCTTCAGGAGGCGGTGTCGGAAACCAAGGACTTCAACCTACTCTGGTCAGGTCTCCACCCGAAGCCTGATGTCCTAAGATCCTTGTCTCCGTACCAACGAGTGAACCATTTCCCCAG GCCGGAGCTGGTCCGCGAACTGCTGAACGCGCACGGTCTGCTCGAGGTGGACCTCGACTGCCCCACGTGGAACCTCATATGGTCCGCTCCCATGATCCCCTTCGATGTCCTCCAATCCATGCAGGTTTACCAGAAAGTCAATCATTTCCCAAG ATCCTACGAGCTGACCCGTAAAGACaagctatttaaaaatgtagaaaaaatgCAGTACTTCCGAGGGTTGAAGCAGTTTGACTTCATCCCGACCACATTCCTGATGCCGGCCGAGTATAAAGAGTTGTGCTCCACCCATTACCGGACCAAGGGACCCTGGATTGTGAAGCCGGCCGCCTCGAGCAGGGGACGGGGGATTTATATTGTTAATTCT CCGGAACAAATACCAAAAGGCGAGAACGTGGTAGTAGCGAAATACATAGACAAGCCTCTTTTGATCGGAGGTCATAAATGCGACCTCCGCCTGTACGTGTGCGTGACCTCCATAGACCCTCTCCTCATCTACTTGTATGAGGAGGGCCTTGTGAGGTTCGCCACGGTGAAGTATGACAAGACCAACAAGAACCTCTGGAACCCGTGCATGCATCTCTGCAACTACAGCATCAATAAGTACCATACGGATTATATCAA ATGTGACGACCCCAACGCCGGCAATATAGGTCACAAGTGGACGCTATCAGCCTTACTCCGCCACCTTCGAAAGCAGGGGCGCAACACCACGGCACTGATGGCCGCCATTGAGGACCTGGTGGTCAAGTCCATACTGTCCTCCGCACAAACCATCACCGCGGCCGCCAGGGTGTTCGTTCccaacttctttaattgttttg AGTTGTTCGGGTATGATATTCTGATCGACGACATGCTGAAGCCGTGGCTGCTGGAAATCAATCTATCTCCCAG CCTGGCGTGTGAGAGTCCCCTGGACGCGCGCGTGAAGTCAGCTCTCCTGGCAGACACGCTGACACTGGTCGGGCTGCCCGCCGTGCCCATGACCAAGGCTGACATATCCACGCAGAGCAACTCCTTGAAGATGAGGATCGGGGCG TGTCGACGCGTACATTCAGCGGAGAACGTATTCGTCCGCGGCAAACGTGGGTCTTCAGACGCGCACGGCAGTGGTAGCAGTGGTGGCACCAACACCACCACCACGGCCAGTAGCTCGGGCTCCGGGGGCGCAGGCCTGGCCTCGCTCACCGGGGAGGAGCTCCGCCTCGTGCGCGCTGTCCGGGCGCAATATGCGCGCCGCGGGGGATTCGTCAGGATATTCCCCTCGCAAAATTCTTGGCAGAAGTATTCGCAGTATTTGG ACCCAGTGACGGGCATCCCGGTGTGCTCGACGTCTCTGAACAACAACATCCCGTACCAGGTGGTGCAGCACAACTACAACCTGCTGGTGCACTCGCACGTGCTGCCCCACTTCCAGCACGCCACCGTCGCCACCAGCCTCACCGACACGCCGcagaggtacattactttatacattcaactagccaccgacacgccgcagaggtacattactttatacattcaactagccaccgacacgccgcagaggtacattactttatacattcaactagccaccgacacgccgcagag gtacattactttatacattcaaCTAGCCACAACTACAACCTGCTGGTGCACTCGCACGTGCTGCCCCACTTCCAGCACGCCACCGTCGCCACCAGCCTCACCGACACGCCGcagaggtacattactttatacattcaactag
- the LOC118275730 gene encoding uncharacterized protein LOC118275730 isoform X6, with amino-acid sequence MDPEDEGEPSFNKVPPGDIPKVHSVTNHRPHTSPHVSETSNPSTSGLMTDKPNEDIMRKCDDEATTKENEGSVSDWISGGPLGSKGAVLVFRSCVLASRTPSVESETKTKGNNTGTTILLNKAKNMARRLVAEPHTFSMRSKNIMHDVMETFGTSNSKYNGSAYVVRHVSDSNLAETVCMDEQGHEAQDPMSHKRDIEDVLNDLSKITLKKHLNIENTTANIKPPEEPPPHGASKDGKEEKKSKKNKGKHKRKVPVSQRANSPSVDSDDSEHLLVKEVESVKVLESSHMPARLLKITYKLINTETKLLHRLLQAHGLQEAVSETKDFNLLWSGLHPKPDVLRSLSPYQRVNHFPRPELVRELLNAHGLLEVDLDCPTWNLIWSAPMIPFDVLQSMQVYQKVNHFPRSYELTRKDKLFKNVEKMQYFRGLKQFDFIPTTFLMPAEYKELCSTHYRTKGPWIVKPAASSRGRGIYIVNSPEQIPKGENVVVAKYIDKPLLIGGHKCDLRLYVCVTSIDPLLIYLYEEGLVRFATVKYDKTNKNLWNPCMHLCNYSINKYHTDYIKCDDPNAGNIGHKWTLSALLRHLRKQGRNTTALMAAIEDLVVKSILSSAQTITAAARVFVPNFFNCFELFGYDILIDDMLKPWLLEINLSPSLACESPLDARVKSALLADTLTLVGLPAVPMTKADISTQSNSLKMRIGACRRVHSAENVFVRGKRGSSDAHGSGSSGGTNTTTTASSSGSGGAGLASLTGEELRLVRAVRAQYARRGGFVRIFPSQNSWQKYSQYLDPVTGIPVCSTSLNNNIPYQVVQHNYNLLVHSHVLPHFQHATVATSLTDTPQRYITLYIQLATDTPQRYITLYIQLATDTPQRYITLYIQLATDTPQRYITLYIQLATDTPQRYITLYIQLATDTPQRYITLYIQLATDTPQRYITLYIQLATDTPQRYITLYIQLATTTTCWCTRTCCPTSSTPPSPPASPTRRRGTLLYTFN; translated from the exons ATGGATCCGGAAGATGAGGGTGAGCCTAGCTTTAACAAAGTGCCTCCGGGCGACATACCCAAAGTACACTCCGTAACTAACCACCGTCCACACACCAG TCCACATGTATCAGAGACCTCGAATCCGTCTACATCAGGCCTTATGACAGACAAACCGAACGAAGACATAATGCGAAAATGTGACGATGAAGCCACAACCAAAGAAAATGAAGGTTCTGTGTCGGATTGGATATCGGGAGGGCCTCTGGGCTCTAAAGGCGCCGTTCTGGTATTCAGATCGTGCGTCCTTGCATCTAGAACTCCTTCCGTGGAATCGGAGACCAAAACGAAAGGGAACAACACAGGGACTACAATACTACTGAATAAAGCTAAGAATATGGCGCGAAGATTGGTGGCGGAACCGCACACGTTTTCCATGAGATCTAAGAATATAATGCACGATGTTATGGAGACGTTTGGGACTAGTAATTCTAAGTATAACGGCAGTGCTTACGTGGTGCGGCACGTGAGTGACTCGAACCTTGCCGAGACGGTGTGTATGGACGAGCAGGGCCACGAGGCGCAGGACCCGATGTCGCACAAGAGGGACATCGAGGACGTGCTCAATGACTTGAGTAAGATCACGCTGAAGAAACATCTGAACATAGAGAACACGACTGCTAACATCAAGCCTCCTGAAGAACCGCCGCCTCATGGTGCTTCTAAAG ATGGAAAAGAAGAGAAGAAAAGCAAGAAGAATAAGGGTAAGCACAAGCGTAAGGTCCCGGTGTCACAGCGAGCGAACTCACCTTCCGTCGACAGCGACGACTCGGAACATTTGCTGGTTAAGGAGGTGGAGAGCGTCAAG GTCCTAGAAAGCAGTCATATGCCAGCTCGTCTTCTGAAGATCACATACAAACTGATTAATACGGAGACCAAACTCCTGCACCGGTTACTCCAAGCCCATGGTCTTCAGGAGGCGGTGTCGGAAACCAAGGACTTCAACCTACTCTGGTCAGGTCTCCACCCGAAGCCTGATGTCCTAAGATCCTTGTCTCCGTACCAACGAGTGAACCATTTCCCCAG GCCGGAGCTGGTCCGCGAACTGCTGAACGCGCACGGTCTGCTCGAGGTGGACCTCGACTGCCCCACGTGGAACCTCATATGGTCCGCTCCCATGATCCCCTTCGATGTCCTCCAATCCATGCAGGTTTACCAGAAAGTCAATCATTTCCCAAG ATCCTACGAGCTGACCCGTAAAGACaagctatttaaaaatgtagaaaaaatgCAGTACTTCCGAGGGTTGAAGCAGTTTGACTTCATCCCGACCACATTCCTGATGCCGGCCGAGTATAAAGAGTTGTGCTCCACCCATTACCGGACCAAGGGACCCTGGATTGTGAAGCCGGCCGCCTCGAGCAGGGGACGGGGGATTTATATTGTTAATTCT CCGGAACAAATACCAAAAGGCGAGAACGTGGTAGTAGCGAAATACATAGACAAGCCTCTTTTGATCGGAGGTCATAAATGCGACCTCCGCCTGTACGTGTGCGTGACCTCCATAGACCCTCTCCTCATCTACTTGTATGAGGAGGGCCTTGTGAGGTTCGCCACGGTGAAGTATGACAAGACCAACAAGAACCTCTGGAACCCGTGCATGCATCTCTGCAACTACAGCATCAATAAGTACCATACGGATTATATCAA ATGTGACGACCCCAACGCCGGCAATATAGGTCACAAGTGGACGCTATCAGCCTTACTCCGCCACCTTCGAAAGCAGGGGCGCAACACCACGGCACTGATGGCCGCCATTGAGGACCTGGTGGTCAAGTCCATACTGTCCTCCGCACAAACCATCACCGCGGCCGCCAGGGTGTTCGTTCccaacttctttaattgttttg AGTTGTTCGGGTATGATATTCTGATCGACGACATGCTGAAGCCGTGGCTGCTGGAAATCAATCTATCTCCCAG CCTGGCGTGTGAGAGTCCCCTGGACGCGCGCGTGAAGTCAGCTCTCCTGGCAGACACGCTGACACTGGTCGGGCTGCCCGCCGTGCCCATGACCAAGGCTGACATATCCACGCAGAGCAACTCCTTGAAGATGAGGATCGGGGCG TGTCGACGCGTACATTCAGCGGAGAACGTATTCGTCCGCGGCAAACGTGGGTCTTCAGACGCGCACGGCAGTGGTAGCAGTGGTGGCACCAACACCACCACCACGGCCAGTAGCTCGGGCTCCGGGGGCGCAGGCCTGGCCTCGCTCACCGGGGAGGAGCTCCGCCTCGTGCGCGCTGTCCGGGCGCAATATGCGCGCCGCGGGGGATTCGTCAGGATATTCCCCTCGCAAAATTCTTGGCAGAAGTATTCGCAGTATTTGG ACCCAGTGACGGGCATCCCGGTGTGCTCGACGTCTCTGAACAACAACATCCCGTACCAGGTGGTGCAGCACAACTACAACCTGCTGGTGCACTCGCACGTGCTGCCCCACTTCCAGCACGCCACCGTCGCCACCAGCCTCACCGACACGCCGcagaggtacattactttatacattcaactagccaccgacacgccgcagaggtacattactttatacattcaactagccaccgacacgccgcagaggtacattactttatacattcaactagccaccgacacgccgcagaggtacattactttatacattcaactagccaccgacacgccgcagag gtacattactttatacattcaactagccaccgacacgccgcagag gtacattactttatacattcaactagccaccgacacgccgcagaggtacattactttatacattcaactagccaccgacacgccgcagag gtacattactttatacattcaaCTAGCCACAACTACAACCTGCTGGTGCACTCGCACGTGCTGCCCCACTTCCAGCACGCCACCGTCGCCACCAGCCTCACCGACACGCCGcagaggtacattactttatacattcaaCTAG
- the LOC118275730 gene encoding uncharacterized protein LOC118275730 isoform X17, which translates to MDPEDEGEPSFNKVPPGDIPKVHSVTNHRPHTSPHVSETSNPSTSGLMTDKPNEDIMRKCDDEATTKENEGSVSDWISGGPLGSKGAVLVFRSCVLASRTPSVESETKTKGNNTGTTILLNKAKNMARRLVAEPHTFSMRSKNIMHDVMETFGTSNSKYNGSAYVVRHVSDSNLAETVCMDEQGHEAQDPMSHKRDIEDVLNDLSKITLKKHLNIENTTANIKPPEEPPPHGASKDGKEEKKSKKNKGKHKRKVPVSQRANSPSVDSDDSEHLLVKEVESVKVLESSHMPARLLKITYKLINTETKLLHRLLQAHGLQEAVSETKDFNLLWSGLHPKPDVLRSLSPYQRVNHFPRPELVRELLNAHGLLEVDLDCPTWNLIWSAPMIPFDVLQSMQVYQKVNHFPRSYELTRKDKLFKNVEKMQYFRGLKQFDFIPTTFLMPAEYKELCSTHYRTKGPWIVKPAASSRGRGIYIVNSPEQIPKGENVVVAKYIDKPLLIGGHKCDLRLYVCVTSIDPLLIYLYEEGLVRFATVKYDKTNKNLWNPCMHLCNYSINKYHTDYIKCDDPNAGNIGHKWTLSALLRHLRKQGRNTTALMAAIEDLVVKSILSSAQTITAAARVFVPNFFNCFELFGYDILIDDMLKPWLLEINLSPSLACESPLDARVKSALLADTLTLVGLPAVPMTKADISTQSNSLKMRIGACRRVHSAENVFVRGKRGSSDAHGSGSSGGTNTTTTASSSGSGGAGLASLTGEELRLVRAVRAQYARRGGFVRIFPSQNSWQKYSQYLDPVTGIPVCSTSLNNNIPYQVVQHNYNLLVHSHVLPHFQHATVATSLTDTPQRYITLYIQLATDTPQRYITLYIQLATDTPQRYITLYIQLATDTPQRYITLYIQLATDTPQRYITLYIQLATDTPQRYITLYIQLATDTPQRYITLYIQLATTTTCWCTRTCCPTSSTPPSPPASPTRRRGTLLYTFN; encoded by the exons ATGGATCCGGAAGATGAGGGTGAGCCTAGCTTTAACAAAGTGCCTCCGGGCGACATACCCAAAGTACACTCCGTAACTAACCACCGTCCACACACCAG TCCACATGTATCAGAGACCTCGAATCCGTCTACATCAGGCCTTATGACAGACAAACCGAACGAAGACATAATGCGAAAATGTGACGATGAAGCCACAACCAAAGAAAATGAAGGTTCTGTGTCGGATTGGATATCGGGAGGGCCTCTGGGCTCTAAAGGCGCCGTTCTGGTATTCAGATCGTGCGTCCTTGCATCTAGAACTCCTTCCGTGGAATCGGAGACCAAAACGAAAGGGAACAACACAGGGACTACAATACTACTGAATAAAGCTAAGAATATGGCGCGAAGATTGGTGGCGGAACCGCACACGTTTTCCATGAGATCTAAGAATATAATGCACGATGTTATGGAGACGTTTGGGACTAGTAATTCTAAGTATAACGGCAGTGCTTACGTGGTGCGGCACGTGAGTGACTCGAACCTTGCCGAGACGGTGTGTATGGACGAGCAGGGCCACGAGGCGCAGGACCCGATGTCGCACAAGAGGGACATCGAGGACGTGCTCAATGACTTGAGTAAGATCACGCTGAAGAAACATCTGAACATAGAGAACACGACTGCTAACATCAAGCCTCCTGAAGAACCGCCGCCTCATGGTGCTTCTAAAG ATGGAAAAGAAGAGAAGAAAAGCAAGAAGAATAAGGGTAAGCACAAGCGTAAGGTCCCGGTGTCACAGCGAGCGAACTCACCTTCCGTCGACAGCGACGACTCGGAACATTTGCTGGTTAAGGAGGTGGAGAGCGTCAAG GTCCTAGAAAGCAGTCATATGCCAGCTCGTCTTCTGAAGATCACATACAAACTGATTAATACGGAGACCAAACTCCTGCACCGGTTACTCCAAGCCCATGGTCTTCAGGAGGCGGTGTCGGAAACCAAGGACTTCAACCTACTCTGGTCAGGTCTCCACCCGAAGCCTGATGTCCTAAGATCCTTGTCTCCGTACCAACGAGTGAACCATTTCCCCAG GCCGGAGCTGGTCCGCGAACTGCTGAACGCGCACGGTCTGCTCGAGGTGGACCTCGACTGCCCCACGTGGAACCTCATATGGTCCGCTCCCATGATCCCCTTCGATGTCCTCCAATCCATGCAGGTTTACCAGAAAGTCAATCATTTCCCAAG ATCCTACGAGCTGACCCGTAAAGACaagctatttaaaaatgtagaaaaaatgCAGTACTTCCGAGGGTTGAAGCAGTTTGACTTCATCCCGACCACATTCCTGATGCCGGCCGAGTATAAAGAGTTGTGCTCCACCCATTACCGGACCAAGGGACCCTGGATTGTGAAGCCGGCCGCCTCGAGCAGGGGACGGGGGATTTATATTGTTAATTCT CCGGAACAAATACCAAAAGGCGAGAACGTGGTAGTAGCGAAATACATAGACAAGCCTCTTTTGATCGGAGGTCATAAATGCGACCTCCGCCTGTACGTGTGCGTGACCTCCATAGACCCTCTCCTCATCTACTTGTATGAGGAGGGCCTTGTGAGGTTCGCCACGGTGAAGTATGACAAGACCAACAAGAACCTCTGGAACCCGTGCATGCATCTCTGCAACTACAGCATCAATAAGTACCATACGGATTATATCAA ATGTGACGACCCCAACGCCGGCAATATAGGTCACAAGTGGACGCTATCAGCCTTACTCCGCCACCTTCGAAAGCAGGGGCGCAACACCACGGCACTGATGGCCGCCATTGAGGACCTGGTGGTCAAGTCCATACTGTCCTCCGCACAAACCATCACCGCGGCCGCCAGGGTGTTCGTTCccaacttctttaattgttttg AGTTGTTCGGGTATGATATTCTGATCGACGACATGCTGAAGCCGTGGCTGCTGGAAATCAATCTATCTCCCAG CCTGGCGTGTGAGAGTCCCCTGGACGCGCGCGTGAAGTCAGCTCTCCTGGCAGACACGCTGACACTGGTCGGGCTGCCCGCCGTGCCCATGACCAAGGCTGACATATCCACGCAGAGCAACTCCTTGAAGATGAGGATCGGGGCG TGTCGACGCGTACATTCAGCGGAGAACGTATTCGTCCGCGGCAAACGTGGGTCTTCAGACGCGCACGGCAGTGGTAGCAGTGGTGGCACCAACACCACCACCACGGCCAGTAGCTCGGGCTCCGGGGGCGCAGGCCTGGCCTCGCTCACCGGGGAGGAGCTCCGCCTCGTGCGCGCTGTCCGGGCGCAATATGCGCGCCGCGGGGGATTCGTCAGGATATTCCCCTCGCAAAATTCTTGGCAGAAGTATTCGCAGTATTTGG ACCCAGTGACGGGCATCCCGGTGTGCTCGACGTCTCTGAACAACAACATCCCGTACCAGGTGGTGCAGCACAACTACAACCTGCTGGTGCACTCGCACGTGCTGCCCCACTTCCAGCACGCCACCGTCGCCACCAGCCTCACCGACACGCCGcagaggtacattactttatacattcaactagccaccgacacgccgcagaggtacattactttatacattcaactagccaccgacacgccgcagaggtacattactttatacattcaactagccaccgacacgccgcagaggtacattactttatacattcaactagccaccgacacgccgcagag gtacattactttatacattcaactagccaccgacacgccgcagag gtacattactttatacattcaactagccaccgacacgccgcagag gtacattactttatacattcaaCTAGCCACAACTACAACCTGCTGGTGCACTCGCACGTGCTGCCCCACTTCCAGCACGCCACCGTCGCCACCAGCCTCACCGACACGCCGcagaggtacattactttatacattcaactag